The following are from one region of the Salmo trutta chromosome 22, fSalTru1.1, whole genome shotgun sequence genome:
- the LOC115158232 gene encoding spindlin-Z-like, translating into MSKKRGRKRSSGELSDSTVMTPDPNSLLGVRIQHNWREKGNQSKWKGTVLDRLSVNPSLFMVKYDGFDCVYGIELFKDERVSNLQVLTEKVVNNKIKVPHGAEELVGKAVEHLFEKEDGEKNEWRGMVLSRAPIMTNWYYITYEKDPVLYMYQLWDDYADGDLRILPEAENKHLLPADRKPGEETESLVGKQVEYVTDKGVKRTGLVIYQVPAKPSVYYIKYDDDFHIHVYDLVKTT; encoded by the exons ATGTCCAAGAAAAGGGGCAG AAAGCGGAGTAGCGGGGAGCTGAGTGATTCCACAGTGATGACCCCTGACCCCAACAGTCTCCTGGGAGTAAGAATACAGCACAACTGGAGGGAGAAGGGCAACCAGAGCAAATGGAAAGGCACCGTCTTGGACCGTCTCAGTGTCAACCCCTCACTATTTATGGTCAAGTACGATGGGTTTGACTGTGTCTACGGCATCGAGCTATTCAAGGATGAACGGGTGTCTAATCTACAGGTCCTGACAGAGAAAGTTG TCAACAACAAGATCAAGGTTCCTCACGGGGCGGAGGAGTTGGTAGGCAAAGCGGTGGAACACCTATTTGAgaaggaggatggagagaagaacGAGTGGCGAGGCATGGTCCTCTCCAGGGCTCCCATTATGACTAACTGGTATTACATCACCTATGAGAAGGACCCCGTGCTCTACATGTACCAGCTGTGGGACGACTACGCCGATGGAGATCTCAGGATCTTACCTGAAGCAG AAAATAAGCACTTGCTTCCGGCTGACCGAAAGCCCGGCGAGGAGACTGAGAGCTTAGTGGGGAAACAGGTGGAGTATGTTACTGACAAAGGTGTGAAGCGAACAGGCCTGGTGATCTATCAAGTCCCTGCCAAGCCTTCCGTATACTACATCAAATACGACGATGACTTTCACATCCATGTCTACGACCTGGTCAAGACCACCTAG